Proteins encoded within one genomic window of Trichomycterus rosablanca isolate fTriRos1 chromosome 7, fTriRos1.hap1, whole genome shotgun sequence:
- the angptl2b gene encoding angiopoietin-related protein 2b — MELPSLFLTFLLLICGLFTALEGSNGVQEFDSSDQDPEPGFSESRARRSPEPPTQDKCSYTFIVPQQKVTGAICVNSKEPEAAGESRVNKQELELLNSELHKQKRQIETLQQLVEMDGGIVNEVKLLRKESRNMNSRVTQLYMQLLHEIIRKRDNALELSQLENKILNQTSEMLQLTNRYKDLEHKYQHLSSLANNQSALIALLEVQCQRSPPVMGPRQHPQPQPQPQPQPRPPPPVNKPFQPPTYNRNNQITNEIQSDQNLKVPPPPLPTMPSGTHDPSTTNKPSGPWKDCLQAMEDGHTNSGMYLVKPENTNKLMQVWCDQRQDPGGWTVIQRRMDGSVNFFRNWETYKQGFGNIDGEYWLGLENIYWITNQANYKLLVTLEDWTGRKTYAEYASFRLEHETEFYKLRVGRYHGNAGDSLTWHNGKQFTTLDRDHDAYTGNCAHYQKGGWWYNACAHSNLNGVWYRGGHYRSRYQDGVYWAEFRGGAYSLKKVVMMIRPNPNTFH, encoded by the exons ATGGAGCTTCCCTCCCTGTTCTTGACGTTCTTGCTTCTGATATGTGGACTTTTCACTGCACTGGAAGGCAGCAATGGTGTGCAGGAGTTTGACAGCAGTGATCAAGACCCTGAGCCTGGATTCTCAGAATCACGGGCCCGCCGCTCTCCAGAGCCCCCTACCCAGGACAAGTGTTCCTATACCTTCATCGTTCCCCAGCAGAAGGTTACAGGGGCAATCTGCGTTAATTCAAAGGAGCCTGAGGCAGCGGGGGAAAGTCGAGTGAACAAACAGGAGCTGGAACTTCTCAACAGTGAGCTCCACAAGCAGAAGAGGCAGATCGAGACTCTGCAGCAGCTTGTGGAAATGGATGGTGGAATTGTCAATGAGGTGAAGCTCTTGCGCAAAGAGTCTCGCAACATGAACTCTCGAGTGACACAACTTTACATGCAGCTCCTGCACGAGATTATACGCAAGCGTGACAATGCACTGGAGCTTTCTCAGCTTGAGAATAAGATTCTGAACCAGACTTCAGAGATGCTGCAGCTTACAAACCGCTACAAAGATCTGGAGCACAAGTACCAGCATTTGTCATCATTGGCCAACAACCAGTCAGCTCTCATCGCTCTACTTGAAGTACAGTGTCAAAGGAGTCCCCCAGTGATGGGTCCTAGACAGCATCCACAACCTCAACCCCAGCCACAACCTCAGCCAAGACCCCCTCCACCCGTCAACAAGCCATTTCAGCCACCAACCTATAACCGCAATAATCAGATAACCAATGAGATCCAGAGTGATCAAAACCTTAAAGTACCACCACCTCCACTACCTACTATGCCAAGTGGCACTCATGACCCTTCCACCACCAACAAGCCCTCAG GCCCTTGGAAAGACTGTCTCCAGGCCATGGAGGATGGCCATACCAACAGTGGCATGTACTTGGTGAAGCCTGAGAATACCAACAAGCTGATGCAGGTTTGGTGTGACCAGAGACAAGACCCTGGAGGCTGGACGGTCATCCAAAGACGAATGGATGGCTCAGTAAATTTCTTCAGAAACTGGGAGACTTACAAA CAAGGCTTTGGAAATATAGATGGTGAATACTGGCTAGGTCTGGAGAACATATACTGGATTACTAACCAGGCCAACTACAAGCTTCTGGTAACTCTGGAGGACTGGACAGGCCGAAAAACATACGCAGAATACGCCAGCTTCAGGCTGGAACATGAGACCGAGTTCTACAAGCTAAGAGTGGGCCGTTACCATGGCAACGCGGGCGATTCTCTCACCTGGCACAATGGCAAGCAATTTACCACGCTGGACAGAGACCATGATGCATACACAG GTAACTGTGCCCACTACCAGAAGGGAGGTTGGTGGTATAACGCTTGCGCTCACTCCAACCTGAATGGCGTCTGGTATCGGGGAGGGCACTACCGCAGCCGCTACCAGGATGGAGTTTACTGGGCCGAGTTCAGAGGAGGAGCCTACTCCCTAAAGAAAGTAGTGATGATGATCCGGCCCAACCCCAACACTTTTCACTGA